One segment of Purpureocillium takamizusanense chromosome 7, complete sequence DNA contains the following:
- a CDS encoding Guanine deaminase (COG:F~COG:Q~EggNog:ENOG503NU83~MEROPS:MER0037714): protein MGSSEAAILSVKSQVLLGTFVHSKTAQALEYMHNTAIAVDSHGTVVGIERDADDVESAKGKLLASLGWCESDVHVCASREGQFFFPGFIDTHVHAPQYANVGIFGKSSLLGWLEKYTFPLESSLKDLDRARMVYNACVRRTLSHGTTTAAYYATIDVAATNLLSKLCLDRGQRAFIGRVCMDRPVICPDYYRDESAEQALKLTLDSIAYINKIDPKHDMVSPILTPRFAPACTSEAMHALSKVQRQLNLPVQTHISENKDEVCLVRDLFPDAKSYADVYDKHGLLTPKTILAHAVHITDAEADLIVARKSKIAHCPCSNSSLTSGEARVRWMWDKGIDVGLGTDMSGGYSPSILEAARHAALVSRHLAVDIADCKERERVKLTVDEALFLATRGGAKVVGLEDKVGGFDVGKKWDAQLVGLAVVRPDGSREGEREPPPAHHHHHHHHHHGGGGDEEHNARQRGDAGNVDIFGWEAWEDRVAKWVYNGDDRNTKMVWVNGRLVHSRP from the exons atgggctCCTCAGAAGCGGCAATCCTGTCCGTCAAGAGCCAGGTCCTGTTGGGGACGTTTGTGCACAGCAAGACGGCTCAGGCGCTGGAATACATGCACAacaccgccatcgccgtcgactcGCACGGCACagtcgtcggcatcgagagggacgcggacgacgtcgagagTGCCAAGGGCAAGCTGCTCGCTAGCCTGGGCTGGTGCGAGTCCGATGTTCATGTTTGCGCGAGCAGGGAGGGCCAGTTCTTCTTCCCTGGCTTCATAG ACACGCATGTTCATGCGCCCCAGTACGCAAATGTGGGCATATTTGGCAAGTCGTCCCTGCTTGGCTGGCTCGAGAAGTACACGTTCCCTCTCGAGTCGAGCCTCAAGGATCTCGACAGGGCCCGCATGGTGTACAACGCCTGCGTGAGACGGACTCTTTCCCACGGTaccacgacggccgcgtACTATGCTACCATCGATGTTGCTGCCACCAACTTGCTGTCCAAGCTGTGCCTGGACCGCGGCCAGCGGGCATTCATTGGCAGGGTTTGCATGGACCGGCCAGTGATTTGCCCCGACTACTACAGGGACGAATCGGCGGAGCAGGCCCTCAAGTTGACCCTTGATTCCATTGCGTACATCAACAAGATCGACCCCAAGCACGACATGGTGTCGCCCATTCTGACGCCGCGCTTCGCCCCGGCCTGCACCTCGGAGGCCATGCACGCCCTGTCCAAGGTCCAACGCCAGCTGAACCTGCCGGTGCAGACGCACATCTCGGAGAACAAGGACGAGGTCTGCCTTGTGCGCGACCTGTTCCCGGACGCCAAGTCGTATGCCGACGTCTACGACAAGCACGGCCTGCTGACGCCCAAGACGatcctcgcccacgccgtgCACATCACCGACGCGGAGGCGgacctcatcgtcgcgcGCAAGTCCAAGATTGCCCACTGCCCCTGCAGCAACAGCTCCCTGacgagcggcgaggcccgcgtCCGGTGGATGTGGGACAAGGGCATCGATGTCGGCCTGGGCACAGACATGAGCGGCGGCTACAGCCCGTCGATCCTCGAGGCAGCGCGGCACGCGGCCCTCGTCAGCAGGCACCTCGCCGTGGACATTGCCGACTGCAAGGAGCGCGAGAGGGTCAAGCTCacggtggacgaggcgctgtTCCTCGCGACGAGGGGCGGGGCCAAGGTGGTCGGGCTCGAGGACAAggtcggcggcttcgacgtgGGCAAGAAGTGGGACGCGCAGCTCGTGGGCCTGGCCGTGGTACGGCCGGACGGCTCGCGTGAAGGAGAgagggagccgccgcctgcgcatcaccaccaccaccaccaccatcaccacggcggcggcggcgacgaggagcacaATGCCCGCCAGCGCGGTGACGCCGGCAACGTGGACATTTTTGGGTGGGAGGCGTGGGAAGACCGCGTGGCTAAGTGGGTGTACAATGGCGACGACCGCAACACCAAGATGGTCTGGGTCAACGGCAGGCTGGTACACTCTCGGCCGTGA
- the FAS1_2 gene encoding Fatty-acyl-CoA synthase system (COG:I~EggNog:ENOG503NV76), which produces MYGTGTGPQTGISTPRSSSSLRPLTLSHGSLESSFLVPTNLHFHASQLKDRFVASLPAATDELAQDDEPSSVPELVARYLGFVAREVEEGEDDASGSYEEVLKLVLNEFERAFLRGNEAHALAATLPGIESKKLEVIRSYYLARAASNRTIKPHESALLRAADDGSADIYTIFGGQGNIEEYFEELREVFQTYPSFIGELVASAAEQLQTLSSHPSAEKMFPKGLDIMDWLHHADSTPDVDYLISAPVSFPLIGLVQMAHYEVTCKVLGIDPGQLRERISGTTGHSQGIVMAAATAAAASWDSWREIVSSTLSILFWIGTRSQQAFPTTSMTPTMLRESMDHGEGTPTPMLSIRDLSQQEVQKHIDATNQYLPPNRHISVSLINSPRNLVVTGPPTSLYGLNSQLRKVKAPTGLDQTRVPYTERKVRFVNRFLPITAPFHSQYLAEATTMIDEDLKDVSIDASALGVAVFDTNTGKDLRTEVKGNIVPTLVRLITRDPVNWEKATVFPKASHILDFGPGGVSGLGILTSRNKEGTGVRVILAGTVDGTITEVGYKPELFDRDEENAIKYANDWVKQFGPRLVKTASGQKFVDTKMSRLLGLPPIMVAGMTPATVPWDFVAATMNAGYHIELAGGGYFAPPMMTDALRKIEKAIPAGRGITVNLIYVNPRAMAWQIPLIGRLRAEGVPIEGLTIGAGVPSIEVAQEYIETLGLKHIAFKPGSVEAIQAVINIAKANPSFPVLLQWTGGRGGGHHSFEDFHQPVLQMYSRIRRQENIILVAGSGFGGAEDTYPYITGDWAKKYGYPPMPFDGCLFGSRMMVAKEAHTSKNAKQAIIDAPGLEDDEWEQTYKGPAGGVITVRSEMGEPIHKLATRGVRFWAEMDQKIFSLPKEKRVAELKKNREYIIKKLNDDFQKVWFGCNKAGQAVDLEDMTYAEVVRRMVDLLYVKHQSRWIDPSFRTLTGDFIHRVEERFTISAGKPSLLQNYADLNDPFGAIDSILAHYPEAETQIINAQDVQHFLMLCLRPTQKPTTFIPALDENFEFFFKKDSLWQSEDLDAVIGQDVGRTCILQGPTAAKFSTILDEPIKDILGNIHNSHIAALMRNYYNDDESSIPAMEYFGGKLVESEIPLDLEGLTVSYDAHKNTYRLASSASSALPSLDAWLSLLAGPNRNWRHALLMSDVVVQGQKFQTNPIRRIFAPVRGLFVEIQYPNEPEKTTIIVREQPRHNQYVDVIEVKLTGKNEILVNLIKETTALGKPVAMPLKFVYHPEAGYAPIHEVMEDRNDRIKEFYWKAWFGNDPLNLDAVVTGKFDGGRTTISSEAINDFVHAVGNTGEAFVDRPGKVVYAPMDFAIVLGWKAITKPIFPRTIDGDLLKLVHLSNQFRMIPGAEPLKKGDEVSTTAQVNAVINQESGKMVEVCGTIARDGQPVMEVTSQFLYRGAYTDYENTFQRKMETPVQMHLATGKDVAVLRSKEWFAIDEIPNDIDLLGQTLTFRLQSLMRYKNKSVFSSIETRGQVLLELPTKEVIQVASVDYEAGESHGNPVIDYLERNGSPLDQPIYFENPIPLSGKTPLQLRAPTSNETYARVSGDYNPIHVSRVFSSYANLPGTITHGMYSSAAVRSLVETWAAENDIGRVRSFHASLVGMVLPNDDISVKLQHVAMVAGRKIIKVEVSNTETEEKVLVGEAEIEQPVTAYVFTGQGSQEQGMGMELYASSPVAKEVWDRADKYLLDNYGFSITNIVKNNPKELTVHFGGPRGKAIRQNYMAMTFETVAADGSIKSERIFKDISESTTSYTYRSPTGLLSATQFTQPALTLMEKASFEDMKAKGLVPRDSTFAGHSLGEYSALAALADVMPIESLVSVVFYRGLTMQVAVERDAAGRSNYSMCAVNPSRISKTFNEEALQFVVNNIAEETGWLLEIVNYNIANMQYVCAGDLRALDTLAGVTNFLKKQQIDIEEMRSNIEEAKGALKEIIRGCAEATLKKPQPLELERGFATIPLRGIDVPFHSTFLRSGVKPFRSFLLKKINKTTIDPSKLVGKYIPNVTAKPFALTKEYFEDVYKLTNSPKIGAVLANWDKYVQEEDGKASSDSGASIEYEGPGAAA; this is translated from the exons ATGTACGGCACTGGAACCGGCCCTCAGACGGGCATTTCCACCCCCAGATCTAGCTCGTCCCTCCGGCCGTTGACGCTCTCCCACGGCTCCCTCGAATCTTCCTTTCTCGTCCCGACAAACCTCCATTTCCATGCCTCTCAGCTCAAAGATCGCTTTGTCGCGagcttgcccgccgccacggacgagctcgcccaggacgacgagccgtcATCTGTTCCGGAGCTTGTTGCAAGATACCTGGGTTTCGTCGCCCgtgaggtcgaggagggcgaggacgatgcctCAGGTTCCTACGAAGAGGTCCTGAAGCTCGTCCTCAACGAGTTTGAGCGCGCTTTCCTCCGCGGCAACGAGGCGCACGCTCTCGCTGCCACCCTCCCGGGCATCGAATCAAAGAAGCTCGAGGTGATCCGCAGTTACTACTTGGCACGCGCCGCCTCTAACCGAACCATCAAACCACATGAGTCCGCCCTGCTAAgggccgccgatgatggctCCGCCGACATCTACACAATCTTTGGCGGCCAGGGCAATATTGAGGAGTACTTTGAGGAGCTTCGCGAAGTCTTCCAGACGTATCCCAGCTTCATTGGCGAGCTGGTTGCGTCCGCTGCGGAGCAGCTTCAGACGTTGTCTAGCCACCCTAGTGCAGAGAAGATGTTCCCGAAGGGTCTGGATATCATGGACTGGCTCCATCACGCAGACTCGACCCCGGACGTTGACTACCTCATCTCAGCGCCCGTCAGCTTTCCCCTGATCGGGCTCGTGCAGATGGCCCATTATGAGGTGACCTGCAAGGTTCTCGGCATTGATCCCggccagctgcgcgagcgcatcAGCGGCACTACTGGTCACTCCCAAGGCATTGTCATggccgctgccactgccgctgccgcctcgtggGACTCGTGGCGGGAGATCGTCAGCTCGACGTTGTCCATCCTCTTCTGGATCGGTACGCGCAGCCAGCAGGCCTTCCCCACCACCTCCATGACGCCGACCATGTTGCGCGAGTCCATGGACCATGGCGAGGGCACCCCGACACCTATGCTCAGTATCCGCGACCTGTCGCAACAAGAGGTTCAGAAGCACATTGACGCGACGAACCAGTACCTTCCTCCTAATCGCCATATCAGCGTCTCATTGATCAACAGCCCTCGAAACCTCGTCGTGACGGGTCCTCCTACCTCTCTCTATGGCCTCAACTCTCAACtgcgcaaggtcaaggctCCTACTGGACTTGACCAGACTCGAGTCCCCTACACCGAGCGCAAGGTTCGATTCGTCAACCGCTTTCTCCCCATCACCGCGCCCTTCCACAGCCAGTATCTCGCTGAGGCGACGACCATGATTGATGAGGATCTCAAGGACGTGAGCATCGATGCGAGCGCTCTAGGTGTTGCCGTGTTCGACACCAACACGGGCAAGGATCTCCGCACAGAGGTCAAGGGCAATATCGTCCCGACTCTGGTGCGTCTGATCACACGCGATCCTGTGAACTGGGAGAAGGCAACCGTCTTCCCCAAGGCCTCACACATCCTCGACTTCGGTCCTGGCGGTGTGTCCGGCTTGGGAATCTTGACTAGCCGAAACAAGGAGGGAACTGGTGTCCGTGTTATCCTTGCTGGCACCGTTGACGGCACGATTACCGAAGTTGGGTACAAGCCTGAGCTCTTCGATAGGGACGAGGAGAACGCTATCAAGTATGCCAACGACTGGGTCAAGCAGTTTGGCCCCCGACTGGTCAAGACGGCCAGTGGTCAGAAGTTTGTCGACACCAAGATGAGCCgcctgctcggcctgccTCCGATCATGGTTGCTGGCATGACTCCGGCAACGGTGCCTTGGGACTTTGTCGCTGCGACGATGAACGCTGGCTACCATATcgagctggctggtggtggttaCTTTGCACCCCCGATGATGACGGATGCTCTCCGCAAGATCGAAAAGGCCATCCCTGCAGGCCGTGGAATCACGGTCAACCTGATCTACGTCAACCCCCGAGCCATGGCTTGGCAGATCCCGTTGAttggccgcctgcgcgccgagggtgTGCCCATTGAGGGCCTGACCATAGGCGCCGGTGTCCCTTCTATTGAAGTCGCGCAGGAGTACATTGAGACTCTTGGCCTCAAGCACATTGCCTTCAAGCCCGGCTCCGTCGAAGCTATTCAGGCCGTCATCAACATTGCCAAGGCCAACCCGAGCTTCCCCGTTCTTCTCCAGTGGACAGGTggacgcggcggtggccatCACTCATTTGAAGACTTCCATCAGCCGGTGCTGCAGATGTATAGCCGTATCCGTCGTCAGGAAAACATCATTCTCGTCGCTGGCAGCGGCTTTGGCGGTGCGGAAGACACATACCCATACATCACTGGTGACTGGGCCAAGAAGTATGGCTACCCTCCTATGCCCTTCGACGGGTGCCTGTTCGGTAGCCGCATGATGGTCGCCAAGGAGGCACACACCAGCAAGAACGCCAAGCAGGCCATCATCGATGCTCCCGGACTGGAGGATGATGAGTGGGAGCAGACCTACAAGGGCCCGGCCGGCGGTGTCATTACCGTGCGTTCCGAAATGGGTGAGCCCATCCACAAGCTTGCCACTCGCGGTGTCCGGTTCTGGGCGGAGATGGACCAGAAGATTTTTAGCCTGCCCAAGGAgaagcgcgtcgccgagctcaaAAAGAACCGCGAGTACATCatcaagaagctcaacgacgacTTCCAGAAGGTCTGGTTTGGCTGCAACAAGGCTGGCCAAGCTGTCGATCTCGAGGACATGACGTACGCCGAGGTCGTTCGTCGTATGGTCGACTTGCTCTACGTCAAACACCAGTCTCGCTGGATTGATCCCTCATTCCGCACGCTTACCGGCGACTTTATTCATCGAGTCGAGGAGCGATTCACGATCTCCGCCGGCAAGCCTTCGCTGCTTCAGAACTACGCCGATCTTAACGATCCGTTTGGCGCCATCGACAGCATCTTGGCCCACTATCCTGAGGCCGAGACTCAAATCATCAACGCGCAGGACGTGCAGCACTTCCTGATGCTCTGCCTGCGACCGACACAAAAACCGACGACGTTCATTCCGGCACTGGATGAGAACTTCGAATTTTTCTTCAAGAAGGACTCCCTGTGGCAGTCGGAAGATCTCGATGCGGTCATCGGACAGGACGTTGGTCGAACATGCATTCTGCAGGGCCCGACCGCTGCCAAGTTCTCTACCATTCTTGACGAGCCCATCAAGGACATACTTGGAAACATCCACAACTCTCATATCGCTGCTCTGATGCGCAACTACTACAATGACGATGAGAGCTCCATCCCGGCCATGGAGTACTTCGGCGGGAAGCTTGTTGAGTCGGAGATTCCCCTGGACCTCGAGGGCTTGACTGTCAGTTATGACGCTCATAAGAACACATATCGCTTGGCTTCTTCGGCATCTAGCGCGTTACCGTCTCTTGACGCCTGGCTTTCTCTCCTCGCGGGCCCCAACCGCAACTGGAGGCACGCCCTTCTCATGtcggacgtcgtcgtccagggACAAAAGTTCCAAACCAACCCTATTCGGCGCATTTTTGCGCCGGTGCGCGGCCTGTTCGTTGAGATTCAGTACCCCAACGAACCTGAAAAGACGACCATCATCGTCAGGGAACAGCCCCGACACAACCAGTACGTGGACGTTATCGAAGTCAAGTTGACTGGCAAGAACGAGATTCTTGTCAACTTGATCAAGGAAACGACTGCTCTGGGCAAGCCCGTTGCCATGCCGCTGAAGTTTGTGTATCATCCGGAGGCTGGCTATGCCCCGATCCACGAGGTCATGGAAGATCGCAACGATCGCATCAAGGAGTTTTATTGGAAGGCGTGGTTCGGAAACGACCCCCTTAACCTCGATGCGGTCGTTACGGGCAAGTTTGACGGCGGTCGCACCACTATCAGCAGCGAGGCCATCAATGATTTCGTGCACGCCGTCGGCAACACCGGTGAGGCCTTTGTCGACCGCCCAGGCAAAGTTGTGTATGCTCCCATGGACTTCGCCATCGTGCTGGGTTGGAAGGCCATCACCAAGCCCATCTTCCCTCGCACCATCGACGGTGATCTGCTCAAGCTCGTCCACTTGTCTAACCAATTCCGCATGATTCCGGGCGCCGAGCCGCTCAAGAAAGGTGACGAGGTCTCTACGACCGCCCAGGTCAATGCTGTTATCAATCAAGAGTCGGGCAAGATGGTTGAGGTGTGCGGCACTATCGCGCGCGACGGGCAGCCTGTGATGGAAGTCACGTCCCAGTTCCTTTACCGCGGCGCCTACACAGACTATGAGAACACTTTCCAACGCAAGATGGAGACTCCTGTACAGATGCACCTGGCTACGGGCAAGGACGTTGCTGTTCTACGCTCGAAGGAGTGGTtcgccatcgacgagatCCCCAACGACATTGATCTGCTGGGTCAGACTCTGACGTTCCGCCTTCAGAGTTTGATGCGCTACAAGAACAAGAGCGTCTTCAGCAGCATCGAGACTCGCGGACAGGTTCTGTTGGAGCTTCCCACAAAGGAGGTGATCCAGGTTGCTAGCGTCGACTACGAGGCTGGAGAGTCACATGGCAACCCCGTGATTGACTACCTTGAGCGCAACGGCTCGCCTCTCGACCAGCCCATCTATTTCGAGAACCCCATCCCGCTTAGCGGCAAGACGCCTCTGCAACTCCGGGCTCCTACGTCCAACGAGACCTATGCGCGCGTCTCGGGCGACTACAATCCTATCCACGTGTCCCGCGTGTTTTCTAGCTACGCCAATCTGCCTGGAACAATCACGCACGGCATGTACTCGAGCGCTGCCGTCCGTAGCCTGGTGGAGACTTGGGCTGCCGAGAACGACATTGGCCGCGTGCGAAGCTTCCACGCGTCGCTTGTGGGCATGGTTCTCCCCAACGACGATATCTCTGTCAAGCTCCAGCACGTAGCCATGGTTGCCGGCCGCAAGATCATCAAGGTCGAGGTCAGCAACACGGAGACTGAGGAGAAGGTGTTGGTCGGCGAAGCTGAGATCGAGCAACCGGTGACTGCCTACGTCTTCACTGGCCAAGGCTCGCAAGAGcagggcatgggcatggagcTATACGCGAGCAGCCCCGTTGCCAAGGAGGTTTGGGACCGTGCCGACAAGTATCTCCTTGACAACTATG GCTTCTCCATCACCAATATCGTCAAGAACAACCCCAAAGAGCTCACCGTTCATTTTGGTGGACCTAGGGGCAAGGCTATCCGGCAAAACTACATGGCTATGACGTTCGAGACGGTAGCTGCTGATGGCTCCATCAAGTCGGAGCGCATCTTCAAAGACATAAGCGAGAGCACGACGTCGTACACCTACCGCTCGCCTACGGGCCTGTTGTCGGCGACGCAGTTCACGCAGCCCGCGCTGACTCTGATGGAGAAGGCCAGCTTCGAGGACATGAAGGCCAAGGGTCTCGTGCCGCGGGATAGCACCTTCGCGGGCCACTCGTTGGGCGAGTACTCTGCCTTGGCAGCCCTTGCCGACGTGATGCCCATTGAGTCTCTGGTGTCGGTCGTCTTCTATCGTGGCCTGACAATGCAGGTCGCCGTGgagcgcgacgcggccggaCGATCCAACTACTCGATGTGTGCGGTAAACCCTAGCCGCATTTCCAAGACTTTCAATgaggaggcgctgcagtTTGTGGTAAACAACATCGCCGAGGAGACGGGGTGGCTCCTGGAGATTGTCAACTACAACATCGCCAACATGCAGTACGTGTGTGCTGGTGACCTGAGGGCGTTGGACAcgctggcgggcgtgacCAACTTCCTCAAGAAGCAACAGATCGACATTGAGGAGATGCGAAGCAAcatcgaggaggccaagggaGCGCTCAAGGAGATCATTCGAGGGTGCGCAGAGGCGACGCTGAAGAAGCCGCAGcccctggagctggagcgtgGATTCGCGACTATACCTCTGCGGGGCATTGACGTACCCTTCCACTCGACGTTCCTGCGGTCGGGTGTCAAGCCTTTCCGGTCGTTCCTGCTCAAGAAGATCAACAAGACGACGATCGATCCGTCCAAGCTGGTCGGAAAATACATCCCCAACGTGACGGCGAAGCCGTTTGCGCTGACCAAGGAGTACTTTGAGGACGTGTACAAGCTGACGAACTCGCCCAAGATTGGCGCTGTTTTGGCCAACTGGGACAAGTACGtgcaggaggaggatggcaaggcgagcagcgacagcggTGCCAGCATCGAGTACGAgggccccggcgccgcagcgtAA
- a CDS encoding uncharacterized protein (EggNog:ENOG503PXNW), translated as MHLLDLQTFRLLFTLTAPSSFTPRAPSRSVLNTTTSATSGVNIESLESFPLSRPQMASQTSLLIQNANKTFILTRIRAVFRRVAHLKIHKTKTSAQPKPAKAEPNVMKNVTEDNENDNVARGSDTFCAVDQNSAFILQPIPHSQQKVLGMDHILHACGSGQEERTSNDFNNFDFFGTSSETLNDIDMATGKSTDPRLGRFSEPTHAEPGLPASLADPGPFLVSEPVLQDMCTFGSGDSPPLPFQNLDSYLPTRPPFLSEAATEQAGSGPSGHVSVPESRGSGQRHGDSIMVGNDTLEQLGLGLSRSLTPRTAASRLTAVTAEIARQEEAPPSLPPTEVQPLPDKKVFPRTVHIPNDVDPLVRIYLEQRNNRICEFVGIHERKRNNVAAKRSRVTRLESLGSYERLYYEATAELRFYRLQAVCEGLDGGRWEALTDEQRARWHDYVIREALENKALNLREKRAAQRQNRTKGAARARGTASVKTAAQNAIIRRAEIAADTRMPMNTYLSREVDSWLSQRKHMNTEEVLATLDDDISGDWTNVNQELLDPEKMLELLDPVRETLSTYTGDIQDALIELVSRIETDDTSKPTDEQREELVAAIVAYVELAAAAGDSDAAMRGLLADADAAFEEFAVTKAKDKGCAYKKLSNLFGVKKTQRERQQRQQAKKK; from the exons ATGCATCTTCTTGACTTGCAAACATTCCGCTTACTCTTCACCCTCaccgccccctcctccttcacccCACGTGCTCCTTCGCGGTCCGTCTTAAACACTACCACTTCCGCAACGAGCGGCGTAAACATCGAGTCACTCGAAAGCTTCCCGCTGTCACGACCACAAATGGCGTCCCAGACGAGCCTATTGATTCAGAATGCTAACAAGACTTTCATCTTGACTAGAATCCGGGCCGTCTTCAGGCGTGTTGCGCATCTCAAAATACACAAGACCAAGACTTCCGCACAACCGAAGCCAGCCAAGGCTGAACCCAACGTCATGAAAAATGTGACCGAGGACAATGAAAACGACAACGTCGCTCGTGGTTCCGACACCTTCTGCGCCGTCGACCAAAACTCAGCCTTTATCCTCCAACCGATCCCACACAGCCAACAAAAAGTCCTCGGCATGGATCACATCCTCCACGCCTGTGGAAGCGGACAAGAAGAGAGAACTAGCAACGACTTCAACAACTTTGACTTCTTTGGTACGTCATCAGAGACCCTCAACGACATCGATATGGCCACCGGCAAGTCCACAGATCCTAGACTCGGTCGTTTCTCGGAGCCTACACACGCGGAGCCCGGGCTCCCTGCCAGCTTGGCGGACCCTGGTCCATTTCTGGTCAGCGAACCGGTTCTCCAGGACATGTGTACCTTTGGCTCTGGTGactcccctcctctcccatTTCAGAACCTAGACAGCTACCTGCCAACGCGCCCTCCTTTTCTGAGCGAGGCCGCAACGGAGCAAGCAGGGTCAGGGCCGAGTGGACATGTCTCAGTACCCGAATCTAGAGGGtcagggcagcggcacggcgaCTCCATAATGGTCGGCAATGACACCCTCGAGCAGCTAGGCTTGGGCCTTTCTCGTTCCTTGACTCCGAGAACGGCTGCCAGCCGCCTCACGGCCGTCACAGCCGAAATCGCAcgtcaagaagaagcgccgccgagcttgcCCCCGACAGAAGTGCAGCCACTACCGGACAAGAAGGTGTTCCCACGCACGGTTCACATTCCCAACGACGTAGATCCCCTCGTCCGCATATACCTAGAGCAACGAAACAACCGCATCTGTGAGTTCGTGGGAATCCATGAAAGAAAGCGAAACAACGTGGCCGCGAAGCGCAGCCGCGTCACTCGACTCGAGTCCCTGGGCAGCTACGAGAGACTGTACTACGAGGCCACGGCAGAACTGCGCTTCTACCGTCTGCAGGCGGTATGTGAAGGCCTCGATGGGGGCCGGTGGGAGGCGCTCACAGACGAACAACGAGCACGCTGGCACGATTACGTCATTCGGGAGGCCTTGGAGAACAAGGCACTCAATCTGCGGGAGAAGAgagccgcccagcgccaaaATCGTACCAAAGGAGCGGCTCGAGCGCGTGGCACAGCGTCGGTCAAGACTGCGGCTCAGAATGCGATTATTCGCCGTGCTGAGATCGCGGCAGACACCCGCATGCCGATGAATACCTACCTTTCGAGAGAAGTAGATTCGTGGCTGTCACAGAGAAAGCACATGAACACCGAGGAGGTCTTGGCTACtcttgacgacgacatcagTGGCGACTGGACCAACGTCAACCAAGAGCTCCTTGACCCGGAAAAGATGCTCGAACTCCTCGACCCGGTT CGGGAGACGCTCTCGACGTACACGGGGGACATCCAGGACGCGCTCATCGAGCTCGTGTCGCGCATCGAGACGGACGACACGAGCAAGCCgacggacgagcagcgcgaggagctcgtggccgccatcgtcgcctacgtggagctggcggccgccgcgggggactcggacgcggcgatgcgggggctgctggcggacgcggacgcggcgTTTGAGGAGTTCGCGGtgaccaaggccaaggacaagggctGCGCGTACAAGAAGCTGTCGAACCTGTTTGGCGTGAAGAAGACGCAGCGGGAGAGGCAGCAGAGGCAgcaggcgaagaagaagtaA